In one Andrena cerasifolii isolate SP2316 chromosome 2, iyAndCera1_principal, whole genome shotgun sequence genomic region, the following are encoded:
- the LOC143366437 gene encoding uncharacterized protein LOC143366437, with amino-acid sequence MDNFEINIELLITHVEGRPVLWDKTLDIYKDRNQTKKAWKEVCKKLKSNFEELSDTEKNSFSNEVAKKWTNVRDSFVKSNKRLKELRTCGVASFKPKKYVYSNQLQFLSKLIEERPAEDSLSESTCTDEGEINSDICATQFKELEKQLKSRKRRHDEFELKLIKALETSESQPNRHISFFNGIIPSLEKLDDDDVIKFQIGVLQLLENIKRSKQQNVCSQPPTLCRCSAINTVKCSF; translated from the exons ATggataattttgaaattaatattgaattattaatcACGCACGTTGAAGGCAGGCCTGTGTTGTGGGACAAGACACTGGACATTTATAAAGATCGAAACCAAACGAAGAAGGCATGGAAAGAAGTCTGTAAGAAGCTCAAGAGTAATTTTGAGGAGTTGAGTGatactgaaaaaaattcattta GTAACGAAGTAGCAAAAAAGTGGACAAACGTGCGAGATTCGTTTGTGAAatcgaacaaaagattaaaagaattaagaaCATGTGGTGTAGCTTCTTTTAAGCCTAAAAAGTATGTTTATAGCAACCAACTGCAATTTCTATCTAAGTTAATAGAAGAACGTCCGGCAGAAGACAGTTTAAGCGAAAGTACATGTACAGACGAAGGGGAAATAAATTCAGATATATGTGCCACGCAGTTCAAAGAGCTGGAGAAGCAGCTGAAATCGCGGAAGAGAAGGCACGACGAGTTCGaattaaaattgataaaagcTCTTGAAACAAGCGAAAGTCAACCTAACagacatatttcattttttaatggaatAATTCCTTCCTTAGAGAAATTGGATGACGATGATGTCATTAAATTTCAAATAGGAGTTTTACAGCTATTAGAAAACATCAAACGCAGTAAACAACAGAATGTATGCTCACAACCACCAACGTTATGCAGGTGTTCAGCAATCAATACAGTGAAATGTAGTTTTTGA
- the LOC143366443 gene encoding uncharacterized protein LOC143366443, protein MEVELRAALVTKKKKKGLKSSNRESHSKHTDTDDSSDRYTSTKKGRVTEDTGKPLAVFDARKAKKFGNTGSTDVEEFASESMDVVVDIHREYKAEKHTRNFEGNDAEGVREESPEESESFKVFSKTSTFRDKMNERLKAKPTKSHAPRKEQPDEIEVVESLDLIEEFHESSTSKNDETKSEASAKRSSKGNSNRSFAERRLPGRRQWGALENQLEEPKKPPRKRWSKDTSVIRLPEAKGISWSISSKENVSPLKRDSKQPSAAARTSLRQKSLSGFDNAAFVAENEQILRIETDYDREGMKIEMQEIVSKLESPEHSPVAGPNSRGSLTGKRASEEATIAVEDLNGSKGTVSQDLGKKKEDAMLDIESFEEDDDGDVSPERLSQGSRNKKRSSERNDEDLDDSSTLQSLEEITVRSNYRSSEESLIRNDHCRIDRKSKRAELKDPSDSESYPNRRTMSTTEDDDQDEDYSGGACDEGRSRSSTRRKKSKHADQQRLHSEKDKKRSLCKNASNSSLHSTDPSVEEGSKKRGRRKKKKKKKDMKYISMTIHRADMLEIDYVTKHPMVKVHIVNAETGKYLKNEDGSSGHLQPMITGKFDFKENKSIVPVWEEELVFEHDFDALLKADNEQVLILFEIIDLLSFAEASFNYDKFGHEGCWYKIAWAFLKPVGRNSVFHIDKKVRLQLYRPRKNLKKFERFHTCEVYTWWKSSNREKYPSSLFVTITSIEPPKLEPVFYQQLSLHDLSDVHSESQKASTRTSDSINLPKWTRLAAQSCKVPNESIFESDVSENGCFFVAFSNDGKYLACSLSEEHDYPIVVYEVETKKLHVRCSGHKTFVYSLHWSDNDKYLLSVSSDQTARIWDIQNQIIQHVEMMPHPSYVYCGKFDADGASVVATGCYDRTARIWIRGRKSKNRNLSQELEGHEGFINSMCFQKNSNLLTADSVGIIILWTVKRSRRASSRKEWHISRKIRVREIDGVIINTIVLHPLESRLLVHSRNNGLRMLDLATGVVLKKYHELNNQRIQTTACISPCGGLILCGGEDSSLTVWNLETGSPVAKYTLDRNFRAVTCVDYHPRDHALAYSTFGSPAPVRVLWFSKDATGDDVGLKMIGEADDKTHNSEIPVRLLNSSVTPRERSRSDSKTRTSEEVPREVPQERSLQTTRSHKFHPAGSPGSILSETTEKHTVARLKLRRLNETEETLKSRSANRLYNIIEKIDRILSNASRSSGDVESGKNFAFDSETSRSKVLTRHDDDGEGGGRVNRRRNKAQSHVGAESHPNSYFGSSTGGSGHREAFELKTLENMKAGDWNAKRRSRSAKEMRRKGGYDDDLSKTFSDSAANCRRAKVHDDLARNVSPEIAESSFILRPNVNGSNVANFRENDLFCNYHSNSSDSVGTYVVEKGVDGNSDEGSIKLLGNEDLTRSDTEGHSDVAKRSESESSVLSNATFTIENELPVPKPRRKKNLA, encoded by the exons ATGGAAGTAGAATTACGAGCAGCGTTGGTgacgaaaaagaagaagaaggggctTAAGAGTAGCAATCGCGAATCACATTCCAAGCATACCGATACCGACGACTCTTCTGACCGTTATACATCCACGAAGAAAGGAAGAGTTACAGAAGACACAGGGAAACCTCTTGCGGTATTCGACGCAAGGAAGGCGAAGAAATTCGGTAACACAGGCTCGACGGACGTCGAGGAATTCGCCTCGGAATCGATGGACGTCGTGGTGGACATCCATCGAGAATACAAAGCAGAGAAGCATACTAGAAATTTCGAGGGGAATGACGCTGAAGGAGTAAGAGAAGAATCACCGGAGGAGTCCGAGAGTTTCAAGGTGTTTTCGAAAACGAGCACTTTTCGGGACAAGATGAACGAGAGACTAAAGGCTAAGCCAACGAAGAGTCACGCCCCTAGGAAAGAGCAACCCGATGAGATAGAGGTAGTAGAATCGTTGGATCTGATCGAGGAATTTCACGAATCTTCAACGAGCAAAAACGATGAGACAAAGTCCGAAGCATCGGCGAAAAGATCGTCCAAGGGAAACTCTAACCGATCTTTCGCTGAGAGAAGGTTGCCTGGCAGAAGGCAATGGGGCGCGCTGGAAAATCAATTGGAGGAGCCGAAGAAACCGCCGAGGAAACGTTGGTCGAAGGATACGTCTGTGATTCGATTGCCCGAAGCAAAGGGCATCTCTTGGAGCATTTCGTCCAAGGAGAATGTCTCTCCGTTAAAACGGGACTCGAAGCAACCATCAGCGGCAGCACGAACGTCGCTGAGGCAGAAATCTTTGTCGGGTTTCGATAATGCTGCGTTCGTTGCGGAGAACGAGCAGATCCTCAGGATCGAAACTGACTACGATCGGGAGGGCATGAAGATCGAGATGCAGGAGATCGTTAGCAAGTTGGAAAGCCCGGAGCACTCGCCTGTGGCTGGTCCAAATTCTCGAGGTTCGTTGACTGGAAAAAGGGCTTCGGAAGAGGCGACGATTGCGGTAGAGGACTTGAACGGATCTAAAGGGACAGTTAGTCAGGACCTTGGTAAGAAGAAGGAAGATGCGATGCTGGACATTGAAAGtttcgaggaggacgacgatggCGACGTATCTCCTGAGAGATTAAGCCAGGGATCTAGGAATAAGAAGAGAAGCTCCGAAAGGAATGACGAGGATTTAGATGACTCGAGCACCTTGCAGAGCTTGGAGGAAATCACCGTCAGGTCGAATTATCGTTCGTCCGAAGAATCGTTAATTAGGAACGACCATTGTCGGATAGATCGGAAGTCTAAAAGGGCTGAGCTGAAAGATCCCAGCGACAGCGAGAGTTATCCTAATCGACGTACGATGTCCACCACCGAGGACGATGATCAGGATGAAGATTATTCGGGAGGGGCATGCGACGAGGGCAGATCGAGAAGCTCTACGAGAAGAAAGAAATCGAAGCACGCGGATCAACAGCGGTTGCATAGCGAAAAGGATAAGAAGAGGAGCCTTTGTAAGAATGCTTCTAACTCTTCTCTGCATTCGACGGATCCTAGTGTCGAGGAAGGTTCGAAGAAGagagggaggaggaagaagaagaagaagaagaaggacatGAAATATATCTCCATGACGATCCACAGAGCGGACATGTTGGAGATCGACTACGTAACGAAACACCCTATGGTGAAAGTTCATATCGTGAATGCTGAGACTGGAAAGTACTTGAAGAACGAAGACGGTAGCAGTGGGCATCTGCAGCCTATGATAActggaaaattcgattttaaggAAAACAAGTCGATAGTACCAGTGTGGGAGGAAGAGCTTGTTTTCGAGCATGACTTCGATGCGCTTCTGAAAGCGGATAACGAGCAGGTCCTGATTCTTTTCGAAATCATCGACCTCTTGAGTTTCGCCGAAGCCAGCTTTAACTACGATAAGTTCG GTCATGAGGGTTGCTGGTACAAGATCGCCTGGGCCTTTCTAAAGCCTGTAGGAAGGAATAGTGTGTTTCATATTGACAAGAAGGTTCGACTGCAATTATACAGGCCTCGAAAAAATCTGAAGAAGTTCGAGAGGTTTCATACGTGCGAA GTTTACACGTGGTGGAAGTCAAGTAACAGAGAAAAGTACCCTAGTAGTTTATTCGTCACTATAACGTCCATCGAACCGCCGAAATTAGAGCCGGTCTTTTATCAGCAATTATCCTTGCACGATTTATCTGACGTGCATAGCGAATCGCAAAAGGCTTCGACTCGTACCTCAGATTCCATCAACTTGCCAAAATGGACGCGATTAGCGGCGCAGTCTTGCAAAGTGCCGAACGAAAGTATTTTCGAAAGTGACGTCAGCGAAAACGGATGTTTCTTCGTTGCTTTCAGCAACGATGGGAAATATTTAGCCTGCAGTCTTTCCGAGGAACATGATTACCCTATTGTCGTTTACGAG GTCGAGACGAAGAAACTTCACGTACGATGCTCCGGGCACAAAACCTTCGTTTATTCCCTTCATTGGTCCGACAACGATAAGTACCTGCTCTCGGTTTCGTCCGATCAAACAGCTCGCATTTGGGATATACAGAATCAGATTATACAACACGTTGAA ATGATGCCTCATCCCTCGTACGTGTACTGTGGCAAATTCGATGCCGACGGTGCTTCGGTCGTAGCAACCGGCTGTTACGATCGGACAGCGCGCATCTGGATACGGGGCAGGAAATCGAAGAACCGTAATCTCAGCCAAGAACTGGAGGGCCACGAAGGTTTTATAAATTCCATGTGCTTTCAAAAGAACAGCAACCTGTTAACCGCGGACAGCGTGGGTATAATAATCCTATGGACAGTGAAGAGGAGTCGGCGTGCATCGTCCAGAAAGGAATGGCACATATCGAGGAAGATAAGGGTCAGGGAGATCGACGGTGTAATAATTAATACGATCGTTTTGCACCCCTTAGAGTCAAGGCTGTTGGTTCATTCGCGGAACAATGGACTGAGAATGCTGGATCTCGCGACTGGTGTGGTATTGAAGAAATACCACGAACTGAACAATCAAAG GATACAAACGACAGCCTGCATCTCCCCATGTGGAGGCTTAATCCTCTGCGGAGGCGAAGACTCGTCTTTGACCGTGTGGAACCTGGAAACCGGGAGTCCCGTCGCCAAGTACACGCTCGATCGGAATTTCAGGGCGGTGACTTGCGTGGATTACCACCCACGCGATCATGCATTGGCATATTCGACTTTTGGCAGTCCAGCGCCAGTAAGAGTTTTATGGTTCAGCAAAGACGCTACGGGCGATGATGTAGGATTGAAGATGATAGGAGAGGCTGATGATAAAACGCATAACAGTGAAATTCCAGTCAGGCTTTTAAATTCTTCCGTGACGCCTAGGGAAAGATCGCGATCGGATAGTAAAACCCGGACGTCAGAAGAGGTTCCAAGAGAGGTTCCACAAGAGAGAAGCTTGCAAACCACTCGAAGTCACAAGTTTCATCCCGCTGGATCGCCTGGCAGTATCCTTTCAGAAACCACCGAGAAACACACCGTTGCAAGACTGAAGCTTCGACGATTGAACGAAACCGAGGAGACGCTGAAGAGTCGGAGCGCGAACCGTCTGTACAACATTATCGAAAAGATCGACAGGATATTGTCGAACGCGTCGAGATCGTCAGGTGACGTTGAATCCGGCAAGAATTTCGCCTTTGATTCAGAAACAAGTAGAAGTAAGGTTCTAACGAGGCATGATGATGATGGGGAGGGAGGCGGGAGGGTAAATCGTAGAAGGAATAAAGCACAATCGCACGTGGGTGCTGAGAGCCATCCAAATTCATATTTTGGGTCGAGTACGGGGGGCAGTGGCCACCGCGAGGCTTTCGAATTAAAGACGCTGGAGAATATGAAAGCAGGGGATTGGAACGCGAAAAGGAGGTCGAGAAGTGCGAAAGAAATGAGAAGGAAGGGTGGGTACGACGATGATTTGTCGAAGACTTTCTCTGATAGCGCAGCGAATTGTCGTAGGGCTAAAGTACACGACGATCTCGCAAGGAACGTCTCACCAGAAATCGCTGAATCGAGCTTTATTCTTCGACCGAACGTGAACGGTTCAAACGTGGCAAATTTTCGCGAGAATGATCTTTTTTGTAATTATCATTCGAATTCATCGGACAGCGTTGGAACATACGTCGTGGAAAAGGGCGTTGACGGGAACAGCGACGAAGGCTCGATAAAATTGCTTGGAAATGAGGATTTGACGCGGAGCGACACGGAGGGACATTCAGATGTTGCGAAACGTTCTGAAAGTGAGAGTTCAGTGCTTAGCAATGCAACTTTCACGATTGAAAATGAACTTCCTGTTCCGAAGCCCAGGAGGAAGAAGAATCTTGCTTGA
- the Tmx3 gene encoding thioredoxin-related transmembrane protein 3 isoform X1 has protein sequence MVTLTKFVLIATVYAFPGIFTHVTTSRVLELSDRFLDIHKDGQWLVMMYAPWCAHCKRLEPVWAHVAQHLHATSIRVGRVDCTRFTSVAHAFKVKGFPTILFLKGENEFTYHGDRTRDEIVKFALRVSGPPVQEITKTQSFDTIKKERDLYFLYVGERSGSLWEFYRKTADVFQPHAFFYQSHPNVVNKHAPVGTVPALFVYKENSHYNFTGHTISDIEKLNDTLYKWINAERFPTFPKVTRGNINQLFLTNKNLVLAVVEENQLEEVPPHMVQFKDMVESIIKSKREKYHDNFQFGWIASPDLVNSIAMMVLPLPSLIVINTTTNHHHIPEDEAEKLTPHVIELFLEQIHNESAPRYGGNNWLVHIYRSWFELKTTLIAMWMGNPILTMVLFGLPAGFLSLICYGICCPDILDADDEEEDSTGANHMKKD, from the exons ATGGTAACATTAACGAAATTTGTGCTCATCGCCACTGTTTATG ctTTTCCAGGAATTTTCACACATGTAACAACATCGCGTGTACTCGAGTTGAGTGACCG gTTCTTAGACATTCACAAAGATGGACAATGGCTAGTAATG atgtaCGCACCATGGTGCGCGCATTGCAAACGATTAGAACCAGTTTGGGCGCACGTAGCGCAACATTTACACGCGACGTCAATAAGAGTAGGGCGTGTCGATTGTACTCGATTTACAAGCGTCGCTCATGCTTTCAAAGTTAAGGGATTTCCAACTATTCTGTT TTTAAAAGGGGAAAACGAGTTTACATACCACGGGGACAGAACACGAGATGAAATAGTAAAATTCGCGTTAAGAGTGAGCGGTCCACCTGTCCAAGaaataacaaaaactcaaaGCTTCGACACGATTAAGAAAGAACGCGATCTTTACTTTTTGTATGTTGGGGAGCGATCCGGGTCATTATGG GAGTTTTATCGTAAGACTGCAGATGTGTTCCAACCACATGCATTTTTCTATCAATCTCATCCGAATGTGGTTAATAAACATGCTCCTGTGGGAACTGTTCCAGcattatttgtttacaaagaaAATTCGCATTACAATTTTACCG GCCATACTATAAGTGACATTGAGAAGTTAAACGATACATTGTACAAATGGATAAACGCAGAACGTTTTCCTACATTCCCAAAGGTAACAAGAGGGAATATAAATCAACTGTTTTTAACAAACAAAAATCTGGTTCTAGCAGTAGTAGAAGAGAATCAGTTAGAGGAAGTACCTCCGCATATGGTACAGTTCAAAGATATGGTGGAATCTATAATTAAAAGTAAACGAGAGAAATATCACGA TAACTTTCAGTTTGGTTGGATAGCTAGTCCCGATCTAGTCAATAGTATAGCAATGATGGTTCTACCATTACCAAGTTTAATTGTTATTAACACTACGACAAATCACCATCACATTCCAGAGGATGAAGCAGAAAAACTGACTCCTCATGTGATAGAGTTGTTCCTAGAGCAAATACATAATGAAAGCGCTCCG CGATATGGTGGAAACAATTGGCTGGTGCATATTTATAGATCGTGGTTCGAGTTAAAGACAACTCTTATTGCGATGTGGATGGGCAATCCTATCCTGACGATGGTCTTATTTGGCTTACCAGCTGGATTTTTGTCATTAATATGTTACGGCATTTGTTGCCCAGATATTTTAGATGCagacgacgaggaagaag ACAGTACAGGCGCAAACCACATGAAGAAAGACTAA
- the Tmx3 gene encoding thioredoxin-related transmembrane protein 3 isoform X2: MVTLTKFVLIATVYGIFTHVTTSRVLELSDRFLDIHKDGQWLVMMYAPWCAHCKRLEPVWAHVAQHLHATSIRVGRVDCTRFTSVAHAFKVKGFPTILFLKGENEFTYHGDRTRDEIVKFALRVSGPPVQEITKTQSFDTIKKERDLYFLYVGERSGSLWEFYRKTADVFQPHAFFYQSHPNVVNKHAPVGTVPALFVYKENSHYNFTGHTISDIEKLNDTLYKWINAERFPTFPKVTRGNINQLFLTNKNLVLAVVEENQLEEVPPHMVQFKDMVESIIKSKREKYHDNFQFGWIASPDLVNSIAMMVLPLPSLIVINTTTNHHHIPEDEAEKLTPHVIELFLEQIHNESAPRYGGNNWLVHIYRSWFELKTTLIAMWMGNPILTMVLFGLPAGFLSLICYGICCPDILDADDEEEDSTGANHMKKD, translated from the exons ATGGTAACATTAACGAAATTTGTGCTCATCGCCACTGTTTATG GAATTTTCACACATGTAACAACATCGCGTGTACTCGAGTTGAGTGACCG gTTCTTAGACATTCACAAAGATGGACAATGGCTAGTAATG atgtaCGCACCATGGTGCGCGCATTGCAAACGATTAGAACCAGTTTGGGCGCACGTAGCGCAACATTTACACGCGACGTCAATAAGAGTAGGGCGTGTCGATTGTACTCGATTTACAAGCGTCGCTCATGCTTTCAAAGTTAAGGGATTTCCAACTATTCTGTT TTTAAAAGGGGAAAACGAGTTTACATACCACGGGGACAGAACACGAGATGAAATAGTAAAATTCGCGTTAAGAGTGAGCGGTCCACCTGTCCAAGaaataacaaaaactcaaaGCTTCGACACGATTAAGAAAGAACGCGATCTTTACTTTTTGTATGTTGGGGAGCGATCCGGGTCATTATGG GAGTTTTATCGTAAGACTGCAGATGTGTTCCAACCACATGCATTTTTCTATCAATCTCATCCGAATGTGGTTAATAAACATGCTCCTGTGGGAACTGTTCCAGcattatttgtttacaaagaaAATTCGCATTACAATTTTACCG GCCATACTATAAGTGACATTGAGAAGTTAAACGATACATTGTACAAATGGATAAACGCAGAACGTTTTCCTACATTCCCAAAGGTAACAAGAGGGAATATAAATCAACTGTTTTTAACAAACAAAAATCTGGTTCTAGCAGTAGTAGAAGAGAATCAGTTAGAGGAAGTACCTCCGCATATGGTACAGTTCAAAGATATGGTGGAATCTATAATTAAAAGTAAACGAGAGAAATATCACGA TAACTTTCAGTTTGGTTGGATAGCTAGTCCCGATCTAGTCAATAGTATAGCAATGATGGTTCTACCATTACCAAGTTTAATTGTTATTAACACTACGACAAATCACCATCACATTCCAGAGGATGAAGCAGAAAAACTGACTCCTCATGTGATAGAGTTGTTCCTAGAGCAAATACATAATGAAAGCGCTCCG CGATATGGTGGAAACAATTGGCTGGTGCATATTTATAGATCGTGGTTCGAGTTAAAGACAACTCTTATTGCGATGTGGATGGGCAATCCTATCCTGACGATGGTCTTATTTGGCTTACCAGCTGGATTTTTGTCATTAATATGTTACGGCATTTGTTGCCCAGATATTTTAGATGCagacgacgaggaagaag ACAGTACAGGCGCAAACCACATGAAGAAAGACTAA
- the Pdcd-5 gene encoding programmed cell death 5, with product MSDPELEAIRQQRLAQLQSQYKSGNGENKQAMEEKMHQMEEMRNSILAQVLDQSARARLNTLCLGKPEKGKMVENMILSMAQRGQLPGKLGEKELISLLESVNQQTQRKTVVKFDRRRAALDSDDDL from the exons ATGTCAGACCCTGAACTTGAAGCAATACGACAGCAACGATTAGCTCAGTTGCAGTCACAATATAAG TCTGGCAATGGCGAAAATAAACAAGCGATGGAAGAAAAAATGCATCAAATGGAAGAGATGAGGAATTCTATTCTTGCGCAAGTATTAGATCAATCAGCCAGAGCAAGAC TCAATACATTGTGTCTTGGGAAACCTGAGAAAGGGAAGATGGTAGAGAACATGATATTAAGTATGGCACAGCGCGGCCAGTTACCTGGTAAACTTGGAGAAAAAGAACTTATTAGTTTACTTGAAAGCGTAAACCAACAAACGCAACGAAAAACTGTTGTTAAA TTCGACAGGCGAAGAGCGGCACTGGATTCCGACGATGATTTATAG
- the LOC143366425 gene encoding uncharacterized protein LOC143366425 gives MGEGKSDRSSKRQRSSHGVDKSPSDTELAQGKSKGRKSKSKEKWPLLEGLTVDELARYRRRRVQGQPRDNLPLYPELQDKVLVSEYRETFRASSEDLLKENTLLEVNKRTEDSQPKGGSIEDAQPSETEELQKLETKIIELPPETKEPATSLAEIDDDKTMETETVNSKFTTHVNPCKRPSLIRRGTTLKRDGEFYTDTETYSSYVAHEGQHRPELARRPTSLKMEGELDTTTEKCEKFIQWLNVSRPELTRVPTHLKLEGEFETVTESHANYVPFVGVRRPELLRQNTNLKLEGESNFVPEYTDVFRRHDGRERCQPVKPESHLRAGKNLFQSTENSENFTNPRTREEQSMSELKADAQGEKRRKEQQERKKKEDEMKMLVSKLEDLKGPALEIPEYKDAYKDFPRERPKIVKPDDEIGRADGSKVPSSPAPNFSMKIDQDPEYKSKYLEYQRDHPVYRKPPLAVRSTLIPSEHNFGKQESKRCDYELTSEVRSQYVPYGRVPRVEPMKMPANLRLEGSIDLEPEYKTAYCAKREGPLCTEPRMHRRRDRSLSASRRKENYWMNNNAEQFGCVNAAQDQDAFQVLHTRIHEEYVCARPPSGSRRGSRTSLTQNQRPTPLDTADCNTLKDASPSPTYRLHVCNVDDEPQGFRRRRSPSLQSSGRVCNPSPDRALQNDVIRPYSPSFGKGTKQHTNNQSFVVLDNEILDRNKNEVRRRRADRNYNIDGTLPHSKGRTRTTTNWMPPWYDSTNTI, from the exons GCAAAGGTCCTCCCATGGTGTCGACAAATCGCCCTCGGACACTGAGCTAGCGCAGGGCAAAAGCAAAGGGCGGAAAAGCAAATCCAAGGAGAAATGGCCACTCCTGGAAGGGTTGACAGTGGACGAACTGGCTCGTTATCGAAGAAGGCGTGTTCAAGGTCAACCCAGGGACAATCTTCCACTCTATCCTGAGTTACAAGACAAGGTACTCGTCTCGGAGTATCGCGAAACCTTCCGAGCGAGCAGCGAGGATTTGCTAAAG GAAAATACCTTGCTGGAAGTAAACAAACGGACCGAAGATTCTCAGCCGAAGGGTGGTTCAATCGAAGACGCGCAACCCTCAGAAACAGAAGAGCTTCAGAAACTAGAGACGAAAATCATCGAGCTCCCACCGGAAACTAAGGAACCTGCGACTTCTTTGGCAGAAATTGACGACGACAAAACGATGGAGACCGAAACTGTAAACTCCAAGTTCACTACCCATGTAAACCCATGTAAACGACCATCACTCATTAGGag AGGGACTACTTTAAAGCGCGACGGGGAATTTTACACGGACACGGAAACGTATTCGTCGTACGTAGCCCACGAGGGACAGCACAGGCCTGAACTAGCACGCCGACCCACGTCCCTGAAAATGGAGGGCGAGCTGGACACGACCACCGAAAAGTGCGAGAAATTCATTCAATGGCTGAACGTCAGCCGCCCCGAGCTCACGCGTGTCCCCACGCACTTAAAGCTCGAGGGTGAATTCGAAACTGTGACAGAAAGTCACGCCAATTACGTGCCATTCGTGGGGGTGCGAAGGCCGGAATTGTTGCGGCAGAATACGAACTTGAAATTGGAGGGGGAGTCCAATTTCGTGCCGGAGTACACTGACGTCTTCAGGAGACACGACGGCAGAG AACGCTGTCAGCCAGTGAAGCCGGAATCTCATCTCAGGGCGGGGAAAAACCTTTTCCAAAGCACGGAGAACAGTGAAAATTTTACTAATCCGCGTACGAGGGAAGAGCAGTCGATGAGTGAATTGAAAGCGGACGCTCAAGGAGAAAAGAGACGAAAGGAGCAAcaggagaggaagaagaaagaagatgagATGAAGATGTTGGTCTCGAAGTTGGAGGACTTGAAGGGACCGGCGCTCGAAATTCCTGAATACAAAGACGCATATAAG GATTTCCCGCGAGAGCGTCCCAAGATCGTGAAACCCGACGACGAGATTGGGCGAGCAGATGGCTCTAAAGTACCTTCGTCGCCCGCgccgaatttttcaatgaaaatcgaCCAGGACCCGGAATACAAGTCGAAATACTTGGAATATCAAAGGGATCACCCTGTGTATCGAAAGCCACCGCTAGCTGTGAGATCGACGTTGATCCCGTCGGAGCATAATTTCGGTAAACAAGAATCCAAACGATGCGATTACGAACTTACCAGCGAAGTGAGATCGCAGTACGTCCCTTACGGCCGCGTGCCGAGAGTCGAGCCTATGAAAATGCCAGCGAATTTGCGTTTAGAGGGAAGCATCGACCTAGAGCCGGAATATAAAACGGCTTACTGCGCGAAACGCGAGGGCCCGTTGTGCACCGAGCCGAGAATGCATCGCAGACGGGATCGCAGCCTAAGTGCTTCCAGGCGAAAGGAAAACTATTGGATGAACAATAACGCTGAGCAGTTTGGGTGCGTGAACGCTGCCCAAGATCAGGACGCGTTTCAAGTGTTACACACGCGGATTCACGAGGAATATGTGTGCGCAAGACCGCCGTCGGGTAGTCGAAG ggGTTCGAGAACTTCGCTGACACAGAATCAAAGGCCAACACCGCTAGACACGGCAGACTGCAACACGTTAAAAGATGCTTCACCCAGTCCAACTTATCGGCTTCATGTCTGTAACGTTGACGACGAACCACAAGGTTTCCGGCGCAGACGTTCGCCATCACTTCAGTCTTCCGGAAGGGTTTGCAATCCTTCGCCTGATCGTGCACTTCAAAATGATGTTATCAGGCCATATTCTCCTAGTTTTGGCAAAGGCACTAAGCAACACACAAACAACCAATCATTTGTTGTTTTGGATAATGAAATTCTTGACAGAAACAAAAACGAAGTCCGCAGGAGGAGAGCAGATAGAAATTACAATATCGACGGCACTCTTCCTCATTCTAAGGGAAGAACTAGAACTACGACAAATTGGATGCCACCATGGTATGATAGTACAAATACTATTTGA